agcctgcttcccctcctctctctctgcctgcctctctgcatgatTTTCTTGAGAAAATCATTCTCAattgtgaaaaactgagagcttttctgctaaggtcagaaacacggcagggatgcccattatcaccactgtgatctctgtctgtcgaataaataaattaaatctttaaaaaatagaattacagaccaatatccttgatgaacatggatgcaaaaattctcaccaaaatactaacaaaaagatccaacagtacattaaaaggattattcactacgtccaagtgggatttattccaaggctgcaaggttggttcaacagctgcaaatcaatcaacgtgatacattaataaaagaaagaacaagaaccatatgatactctcaatagatgctgaaaaggattttgacaaagtacagcatcctttcttgatcaaaattcttcaaagtgtagggatagagggtatatacctcaatatcttcaaagccatctatgaaaaacccacagcgaaaaTCATTCTCAattgagaaaaactgagagcttttctgctaaggtcagaaacacggcagggatgcccattatcaccactgctattcaacatagtactagaagtcctagcctcagcaatcagacaacaaaaagaaattaaaggcatccaaatcagcaaagaagaagtcaaactatccctctttgcagatgatatgatactttatgtggaaaacccaaagactcaccccaaatctgctagaacttgtacaggaattcagtaaagtgtcaggatataaaatcaatgcacagaaatctgttgcatttctctacaccaacaacaagacagaagaaagagaaattaaggagtcaatcccatttacgatttcacccaaaaccataagatacctagaaataaatctaaccaaataggcaaagaatctgtactaagaaaactataaagtactcatgaaagaaattgaggaagacacaaagaaatggaaaaatgttccgtgctcatggattggaagaacaaatactgtgaaaatgtctatgctacctaaagctatctacacgtttaatgcaatccctatcaaaataccatcaattttttttaagaaatggaacaaataatcctaaactttatataaaaccaggaaaaacctcgaatagccaatggaatgttgaaaaagaaacccaaagttggtggcatcacaattccagacttcaagctctattacaaagctgtcatcatcaagacagcatggtactggcacaaaaagacatatagatcaatggaacagaatagagagcccagaaatagaccctcaactctatggtcaactaatctttgacaaagcaggaaagaatgtctaatggaaaaaagacagtcttttcaacaaatggtgttgggaaaattggatagccacatgcagaagaatgaaattggaccatctTATACCACACGGAAAAataactccaaatggatgaaagacctcaatgtgagaaaggaatccatcaaaatccttgagcagaACCCAGGTAGCAAccttttcaacctcagccgcagcaaattcttcctagaaacatcgccaaaggcaagggaagcaagggcaaaaatgaactattgggacttcatcaagatcaaaaacttctgcacagcaaagggaacagtcgacaaaaccaaaagacaactgacagaatgggagaagatatttgcaaactatatatcagataaagggctagtatccaaaatctataaagaacttatcaaactcaacacccaaagaacaaataatccaatcaagaaatgagcagaggacatgaacagacatttctgcaaagaatatatccagatgaccaacagacacatgaaaaagtgctccacatcacttggcatcagggaaatacaaatcaaaaccacaatgagataccacctcacaccaatcagaatgactaaaattaacaagtcaggaaacaaaagttgctggcaaggatgcggagaaaggggaacctcctacactgttggaaggaatgcaagctggtgcagccactctgaaaaacagcatggaggttcctcaaaaagttgaaaatagaattaccctatgacccagcaatcgcactactgggtatttacccaaagatacaaatgtagtgatccgaaggggcatgtgcacacaaatgtttaaagcagcaatgtccacaacagccaaactatggaaagaacctagatgtccatcaacagatgaatgaataaagaagatgtgatatatatatataatggaatactatgcggccaccaaaagaaatgaaatcttgccatttgcaatgaagtggatggaactagagggtattatgctgagcaaaataagtcaatcagagaaagacaattatcatatgatctccctgatatgaggaatttgagaagcaaagtGGGGGACtcgggggggagggaaagaaaaaaatgaaacaagaggggatcaggagggagacaaaccataagagaatcttaatctcacaaaacaaattgacggttgccaggaggagaggggtatagagaaggtggttgggttatggatattggggagggtatgtgctatggtgagtgctgtgaagtgtgtaagcctgacgattcacagacctgtacacctggagcaaataatacattatatgttaatttaaaaaaaagaaagaaaaagaacaataacaaaaatgttgGTCCAGGTGGGCCTGGCATAATCAGGTGACTCTTTAAAAGAGGCTTCCATCTACTCAGATACTTGAAGCCCCAaagtgtctctctccctctggtgctGGCCTTGAAGAAGCCAGCCATGAGTTCTACTGCTGCAAGGGattgaattctgccaacaatctCCCAGGCTACTGGATGGAATTCAGTCTGGCTGACATCTGTACCTGACCGCTATTGAGACTGTGAGTAGAGGACCCATCTAAGCTGTGGccagacccacagaaactgtggagTAGTAAGTGGGTGCTGTTTTAAGCTGCCAAacttgtggtgatttgttatgtaGCAGCAGAAAACAAGTCTGCCTTTCAGATATCCATCTTGTCTCTTTCCTAGGTCCTTCAAGCATTGGCTGTCCCCTTTACCAGAGGCCTGCACTGAGCacccttagaaaaaaaattacaacatgtCTCTGCTTTTCTCCATTGCCCTGACTACCTCCTAACCTACTGAGCTATGTTTACTGTTTGATGCCTCCCCACACTCTACTAGAATATAAGCTGTTGTGAGCAGGGTCTTGTGTCTGTCTGGTTCACTGACATCTCAAGCATCTGTCCCCGGACCCTGTGCATCTTAAGATAAGCAATTCTCGAACAGCTATCAGAGCGCCAGCCCTGCAGGGTCCATTATGCTAAGGAAATTTTATGTGCATGTATTAACTTGGGTGAGGTCAGGGTGTCCCAAGGATAGGAAGGAGGCCTTTCTGGGGCTGCCTCTAGGGTCAAGGCCTTGGCCTTCTAGTCCAGCAATGCCAATGAGCTGATTTGCGTGAGAAATAAGACGACTCTCTGACGGGTAATCAGGTCAGCCTGAGCAGCCCCTCCGTGCTAGGCAGCTCACATGAGTGACTCAGGGTCAGCCAGGTCCTGTGACCTGTCCAGCCCCAGCAGCCACAGCATCCTCCTGGAGGAGGGTCGACAAGAGGGCTACAGTGGCTGGGGCCATGCCAGTCTTCTCTTTCCCGAGGGCAACATCTAGGGCCTGGCTGCACTGAGTCTGTTCCTTCTGACACTGGCCTCCTTTCTTCTGTGCTATTGCAAGgtgggctccccccacccctggggagCCCTTGGAGATGGGGTTTAACCTGCAGGAGTTATTACCAAGGGCCCTGGGGACTCACAGCTGTGGAAGGGAAGGGGTGGATACAGAATTGGGGAGAGGGAAAACTTCCATGTGGGCCTCAATTGGCCTCTGCCGAGCTCAGAGCTGAAGCAGTCCTTCACAGTTGCCCACTGTGGGGCCAGATCGGTATTGGAGGTCAGCCACCTGGGAAGGGTGTGATCTTGGGCCAGGCTACTCTCTGCCACTGAGGAAGACCCTGGCTGGTTGACAGCCAAAGTCTTCCTACTGGGGGTAAgtcccctctcctttttttttttttttttaaaggatttatttatttatttaagtaatctctacatccaatgtgaggctcaaactcatgaccctgagatcatgacctgaggagaaaccAAGAGTGGAACTGAGCCACCGGCGGGTCCCTTCTTGAAGGACAATGGGTgctgagcttctccctcttcatgaCATTGACTAACATCCCCTCCACGGAGGCACTCTTTTTTTTATCTGtaattatattcatttaaagATACATTAAagatgcggggtgcctgggtggctcagttggttaagatttGCATTctgcttaggtcaggatctcagggtcctggatggagcatCAAAGTttcaggctctgcttctccctctgcctgccactccccctgcttatgcaagctctctctctctctctgaaaggaaaaaaataaaatcttttttaacaaattacaaaagaggggcacctgcgtggctcagtgggttaagcctctgccttcagctcaggtcatctcagggtcctagataaagccccacatcgggctctctgctcagcagggacactgcttccccccctctctctgcctgcctctctgcctacttgtgatctctctgtcaaataaataaataaaatctttttaaaaattacaaaagaggggcgcctgggtggctcagtgggttaagcctctgccttcggctcaggtcatgatctcagggtcctggaatggagccccaagtcgagctttctgctcagcagggagcctgcttccccctcactctctgcctgcctctctgcctccttgtgatctctgtctgtcaaataaataaataaaatcttttttaaaaaattacaaaagaaactaAGTGTATTTATATTCAGGaatcaaaatgttaaaacaaatctgtgatatatttaaatatgcttCTTTACTTAAAACCTTAgatacaagggcacctgggtggctcagatggttaagtttctgccttgggtacagatcatgatcccaggcgcttgggatcaagtccggcatcgggctcactgctcaggcggggagcctgcttctccctctcccactcccccctgcttgtgttccctctctcgctctctgtgtgtcaaataaataaagtcttaaataaaacattagctAAGAtctggtggcagagctgggaattAACTATCATTAACTGCCATAATGTCAAAGGGATGAGTCTAACAACATTTAGAGACACTTGCCATAGCTGTGATGTGATGGGAGAATAGCTGTCATTTGATGTGTGACAAAGCCACAAGGGCTGCAAATTCCACGGTGGCTAGTTGACCTCCCCATATTTGAAGCAAAAGGTTACATTTCAGTTACaggttaaagaaaataaagatctttCCCTATTCCAGTTCCAGGTGCAGGGGTGTAGGTGTGGGTATGAGGGTGGAAGATGGGTCCCAGGAAATTGGGGTTCGAGCGGAGGAAGCTCCCTAACAAAAGAGACAAGATTGCTGCGCAACCAGCCAAGAAGGAGAGATGGGGAGTCCTGCCCACCCTCCTCTGGCCTGGAGGGGTCCAAGTGTCTGCTCTGTAATCCTTCCCCCACCATACTGGGAAGCCAGCTACATAGTTCTGGTTGGGCTGCAGACCTTCATGCTCCCTGCCCCACTCCAGGTGGCCCAGGCCACCCGCCCCCGCACGGCCTTGTCTTctacctcccctgcccccagtccATCAGCCGCTGTGGTGACGGTGACCTGGCCAGGCCGCTGCAAATAAGGGGGCGCGCCGGGCGCCCAGGGTCTGACCCGCAGCGACCAGCTGTGACCAGCCATGCGGCGGCCCTCTTAGCCAGCGCTCCGCCCGCGCGGCCAGGGCCATTAAAAGGCGGGTCCCGCAGGCACCGCCGCAGCAGCCGCCCCCGACCCAGCGCACCCGCACCATGGCTGGCCCCAGCCTCGCCTGCTGCCTGCTGGGCCTCCTCGCCCTGACCTCCGCCTGCTACATCCAGAACTGCCCCCTGGGCGGCAAGAGGGCTGCGCTGGACCTCGATGTGCGCCAGGTGAGCCCGGGCCGCGTCTCGCCGCCCCTGCCCGCCCCGGGGTCGGGGGACTTTAGGGGACCCGCGTCCCCTTCCCGCGACCGCGGCCCCCGACCTCGCTCAGCCCTCGCTCAtctgcccctgccctcccgcCAGTGTCTCCCTTGCGGCCCTGGGGGCAAAGGGCGCTGTTTCGGGCCCAGCATCTGCTGCGGCGACGAGCTGGGCTGCTTCGTGGGCACCAACGAGGCGCTGCGCTGCCAGGAGGAGAACTACCTGCCGTCGCCCTGCCAGTCGGGCCACCAGCCGTGCGGGAGCGGGGGCCGCTGCGCCGCCGCCGGCATCTGCTGCAGCCCGGGTGAgcgcgggccggggccggggagCGGAGACCCGGCAGGGGCCGGCACCGGGGACCGGGGACCTGGAGGGGGCCGGGGACCGAGGACCCGGGGATGGGAGCCAGCGGGACGGGCCCTGACTCGGCGCCTCTCCTTCCAGACGGCTGCCGCGCCGACCCCGCCTGCGACCCCGAGGCCGCCTTTTCCCAGCGCTGAGCCGGATGGCCCCGACGGTGGTGCAACACCACgagaaatcatgaaataaaataaagcagtttTCCCCCTCTAACTCGACTGGCGTCTTGGTGTCGGAATGGGAGGGAGGGTACTGGGGGAGCCCCGACGGTC
This genomic interval from Mustela lutreola isolate mMusLut2 chromosome 9, mMusLut2.pri, whole genome shotgun sequence contains the following:
- the OXT gene encoding oxytocin-neurophysin 1 is translated as MAGPSLACCLLGLLALTSACYIQNCPLGGKRAALDLDVRQCLPCGPGGKGRCFGPSICCGDELGCFVGTNEALRCQEENYLPSPCQSGHQPCGSGGRCAAAGICCSPDGCRADPACDPEAAFSQR